A window from Primulina eburnea isolate SZY01 chromosome 2, ASM2296580v1, whole genome shotgun sequence encodes these proteins:
- the LOC140823089 gene encoding vacuolar protein sorting-associated protein 20 homolog 1-like, whose protein sequence is MGNIFVKKPKITEVDRAILSLKTQRRKLAQYQQQLDNVIEAEKQAAKDLLRDKKKDRALLALKKKKVQEELLKQVDAWLINVEQQLADVELASKQKAVFESLKAGNNAVKAIQSEINLDDVQKLMDDTAEAKAYQDEMNALLGEKLSAEDEEEILAEFENLETQIMLQDLPKVPSAVSSAEEQEEKLDLPDVPTKAPENPGRVTNHSSEFRSKVMEEPLPA, encoded by the exons ATGGGAAACATATTTGTGAAGAAACCAAAGATCACAGAAGTGGATAGAGCCATTCTTTCTCTGAAAACTCAAAGGCGTAAGCTTGCTCAATACCAGCAACAG CTAGATAATGTTATTGAAGCTGAAAAACAAGCTGCAAAAGACTTGCTTCGGGATAAGAAGAAAGATAGAGCATTGTTGGCACTAAAGAAAAAGAAAGTCCAAGAAGAGCTATTAAAGCAAGTGGATGCTTGGCTGATCAATGTCGAGCAGCAA TTGGCAGATGTTGAACTAGCCAGCAAGCAGAAAGCTGTGTTTGAGAGTTTAAAGGCTGGAAATAATGCAGTGAAAGCGATACAAAGTGAGATAAACCTGGATGATGTTCAAAAGCTTATGGATGACACTGCTGAGGCAAAAGCTTATCAAGAT GAAATGAATGCGCTCTTGGGAGAGAAGCTGTCTGCTGAAGATGAAGAGGAAATTTTAGCAGAatttgaaaatctggagacgcag ATTATGCTTCAAGATCTTCCAAAAGTTCCTTCTGCAGTATCATCTGCTGAAGAACAAGAAGAGAAGCTCGATCTTCCTGATGTGCCAACGAAAGCACCAGAAAACCCCGGAAGAGTGACAAATCATTCATCTGAATTCCGATCAAAAG TCATGGAGGAACCATTACCTGCTTGA